In Zingiber officinale cultivar Zhangliang chromosome 11B, Zo_v1.1, whole genome shotgun sequence, a single window of DNA contains:
- the LOC122034499 gene encoding myb-related protein 308-like has translation MGRSPCCEQAHTNRGAWTKEEDERLIAYINTHGEGCWRSLPKAAGLLRCGKSCRLRWMNYLRPDLKRGNFTEEEDELIINLHALIGNKWSVIAGRLPGRTDNEIKNYWNSHIKRKLISRGIDPQTHRPLASGASSNDVDTAAEEEQSSSVDDGGDLDLTISLRLPSRPFATSAEVAASSPAASSTICFCYQLGFRGGEACSCYRASSSGRGDGYYGSMR, from the exons ATGGGCAGGTCTCCTTGTTGCGAGCAAGCTCACACCAACAGAGGAGCTTGGACCAAGGAAGAGGACGAGAGACTGATTGCCTACATAAACACTCATGGCGAAGGATGCTGGAGATCACTGCCTAAGGCTGCAG GCCTTTTGCGCTGCGGAAAGAGCTGCAGGCTCCGGTGGATGAACTACCTCCGGCCGGACCTCAAGCGCGGTAACTTTACCGAGGAAGAGGACgaactcatcatcaatctccaCGCTCTGATAGGAAACAA ATGGTCGGTGATCGCCGGGCGGTTGCCGGGGAGGACGGACAACGAGATTAAGAACTACTGGAACTCACACATCAAGCGCAAGCTCATCTCCCGGGGCATCGACCCGCAGACTCACCGCCCGCTCGCCAGCGGCGCCTCGTCCAACGACGTCGACACCGCCGCGGAGGAGGAGCAGAGCAGCAGCGTGGACGACGGCGGCGACCTCGACCTCACCATAAGCCTCCGCCTCCCTTCGCGGCCGTTCGCGACTTCGGCGGAGGTCGCGGCGAGTTCTCCGGCGGCGTCTTCGACCATTTGTTTCTGCTACCAGCTCGGGTTTCGCGGCGGCGAGGCGTGCAGCTGCTACCGCGCGAGCTCAAGCGGCCGTGGCGATGGCTACTACGGATCGATGAGataa